AGAAGAAAGTCGAAATTTAACGGCGTTCATTACTCACGAGGGCCTCTTTCGCTACAAGCGTGTATGCTTTGGGTTGGCATCAGCGGCTGCTGCATTTCAGAAGATGTTGGCGATGGTCCTAAAGGGCCTAAAAGGTGTTATGCACTACCTTGATGATATCTTGGTATACGGTGCTACAATGGAGGAGCACAACCTTAGATTAGATAGAGTCCTCTTCGCACTGGAGGCCGCTGGACTGAGGTTGAACAAGAAGAAATGTGTCTTTGCCACCCGCGAGTTACAGTTTCTGGGACATTCTTTATCGCCGGATGGGTTGAGTCCGCTGCAGGATACGTTGGAAGCCATTCGTGATGCGCCATCTCCGCAGGATGTCGTATCCTTGCGCTCATTTCTTGGCCTTGCTTCGTACTACCTCAAGTTCGTACCCCACTTCGCCACGGTGGTGGAGCCGCTTCGGCGACTGCTTCGCAAGGAGACACGATTTCTATGGACTGAAGAGCAAGAAACCGCATTCAACAAAGTCAAATCTCTCATCCAAGAGTGCGTACCGCTGGCTCTCTTCGATGCTTCGCTTCCTACAATTGTCACGGCAGATGCATCAAATTTCGGTCTGGGAGCTGTACTGCAGCAGGAGCATCCTGACGGTCTACGTACCGTCTGCTTCGCCTCAAGGGCTATGACAGCGACAGAATACCGGTACTCAACTGGGGAGAAGGAAGCTTTGGCATGCTTGTGGGCGTGCGAGAAGTGGCACGTATTACTTTTTGGACGCAAATTTACACTTTGCACCGACCATCAAGCCTTGGTCACGCTTTTGTCAACCCAAGGTACTGGACGGCAACCAATGCGTATTGCAAGATGGGCTGCACGTCTCCTTCAGTACAATTACACCATCGCATACAAGAAAGGAGAGCATAACTTCGTCGCCGACGCCCTGTCACGTCTTCCCCTACCTCACAAGCTGGCTACAACCGGagatgaagatgaagatgaGTTAGTGTGCTATGTTCAGCAGGCGCTATCCTGCATCACCATGCAGGAGCTGCTGCAGGCTATGGACGATGACGTCGTACTCCGTCAGGTTTTAAGTTGTTTGGAACATGACCCTCAACTGGACAAGCAGCAGCAAGAGCAACTTTCTCCATATCTCAAACTTCGCGGCGAGATCACTTCGGTGGGAGGTATCGTACTCAGAGGGTCAAGGATAATCCCTCCTTCCTCGCTGAGGAAACGAATTGTCGACATCGCTCATGAGTCACATTCGGGAATCGTCCGGACGAAGCAACGTATACGTGAGCGTTATTGGTGGCCTCGTATGGACGCTGAAATTGAGACTTATGTACGAGACTGTTACATATGTCGTGAAGCGGACAAGACTGCGGTGACGCACAAAGCACCTCTACAGCCAGTACCTTTCCCTTGCGGTCCGTGGAAGCAGTTGGGGATAGATATCGTAGGTCCATTCGGCAACCTTCCAGCACGCTGCCGTTTCGCTATCACAGCTGTGGATTATTTTAGCAAGTGGCCGGAGGTAGCGTTTTTTTCGCATGTCACCACAGAAGTTATCCTTGAGTTTTTAATGGACATCTTCGTTCGTGAGGGATACCCTGAAATTTTGGTTTCGGACCACGGGCCTCAATTCGAAGCTCTACAGTTCAAGAATTTTCTTGCCGAGAGGGGTATACTGCACCGACAGTCGGCAATATACCATCCTGAAGCAAACGGACAGGTCGAACGCTTCAATAGAGTTCTGAAGGGCTTCCTCCAAACGATTTCACTCACTGGGAGGATTGTGTCGCAAGATGTGAAGGCGTTCCTGGGGATCTACAGGGCTACGCCTCACGCAGCAACGGGGTTATCGCCATCAGAACTGCTGCATCAGAGGCGCATGAAATCAAAACTCGACGTAGCCGGATTCCCGAACCTGGACAAAGATATTCAGAGGGAAATGGCTTCGCTACGTGAGCGTATCAAGAAGTATCAGGAAAAGACTAAAGCTTATTTCGACGAACGCCACCGGGTGAGGACCCCTAAGTTCCAGCCGGGAGACTATGTACGCGTCCATCTACCCGGTCACCGTCCGAAAGGATCCCGGGCGTATGGTCCGCCCATCGCCATACAAGAGAAAGTGGGACTCAGCACGTTTGTCTTGGCAGATGGGACAGTGCGCAACGCGTCTAGACTAGCTGCATCCGAAGTTGGACAACAGCCTGTCAACTCAGGGTTACCTACCCAAACAAACGCCACCCTTAGGCGTTCGGAAAGGACACGGAAACCACCGGATCGCTTCCGACCATAAGGCCACTTTTCAGAGGGGGAGTGTTGTGTCGATGCAAGGTGGAGAAGAACGAGAGGAAGGAAGAGGAGGGTAGCTCACGCGGAGCGGACTGACATTCGAGGCATTCGGTTTCGGACATTGGTCCAGGACAGTTGTGCTAGATGTCAATAAAGACATAACACTATCCTATTTTAGTTCTcattaattgaaaacttgtgtgattgccgttaataaaaaaatattgtgtatgatgtgtgataccccttccatgctatagcatcatacttgtaataagtataaccttCGTTACGTGTATCGTATTGCGCTTCTTCTGTATCAAGGtttttggcttggtttttctcattcacacagagtcataacaaaATTCCCGACACTAtcgactttaataaatatatcttcacttgtacttttgtgtatggctatcctttgcatgcctacgcttgcatgtaaaccgcctaccgcacacctgttgtagcatgaaaaaaattgggattgaagtcggcacagatggaaaaatggcgaaagaagtcggcccaggcttaaaaatgtgcgagggtaagcgcgcataTAGCACTTCCTCCGGCGATAAGCGCACGAACAACCCTCCACCCTCACGCTGCCCGCCgggctgaaaaatgtgcgagggtaagcgcgcaccaGCCGTCACTCCGccggtaagcgcgcggacaaccctccaccTGAGCGCCGCCCGCTGtgtgcgggaaaaaatacgcgacggtggcccagacgctgtggggttcgaaccagacacctatACGTTGGTTTCGGCGCAATATCATcgggcgcggccatgacgcccTCACAGTGCTGTAGtggcgaccgggtgacgtcaggcaaaaTAGCTCCTCTCGAGGGAACTGCGGTATttgttgcggcgcatatcaatGGGCGCGGctatgacgcccccacactgctgtaatggttACAGCGCATATAACTGGGCGCggtcatgacgcccccacagtgCTGTAATGGCAACCAAGTGACGTCAAGCAACGTGGCTGCTCTCCAGCCGTATAGAACGTACTCTCATCCGGTCTCCCTCCCAACATAATTATACTGCTAATCCGGTTCTGCAACCAATTACTGAACCAAACCTGAACACAACCGGAGTGATCGCGTACAGGGCCTGAATATTTCCAGACATGCGCCGGGTAGCATCCTCCATGATTACTGAATAGCCTGAATAAAAACTGGTTGTAGTTGGATATGATCCTGAACGATCACTGAATAAAACCGAACTACATCCAGATAGAATCGTGAATTGGCTGAATAAAAACTGATTGTAGCCGGATATGATCCTGAACGATCACTGAATAAAATCTGACTACATCCAGACAGAATCCTGAATGATTACTGAATGGCCTGAATAAAAACGGATTGCAGCCATATATGGTCCTGAATTATCACTGAATCTATACGCGACGAAAAAACTGGCGCGAATGCGCTTTATGCGCGCGCATTATACTTTACACAGAAAGTGCACCATAAGGGAATGCATGCAGAGTACAGAGGAACAAAGCACATCGTACTGGCGTTACTCTATGACTTTATTATCGTCCTGCTTTCGTTCGTGCAATTCACTCAGTTTTGTTCCAAGCCACTTCACAAGAACAGGGGTTGCCTCTTTCCAGTCTTCACGGTTGCATGGCCGTGTGCATGGGTGAACTCTGCAAATGCCAACAGCGTACAAGGTGGCTGCTTACCTATAATGGCGTCGGGTCGAGGCGGCCAAGGGTTCCGTTATACCTCCTTCACTGAGCATGACTGGAGTGCGTCCTCCGTAAAGATGCTGACGAGCAGTGACCTCGCCATTGCAGTCGCTGACTTCGCTAGCTTTACACCAGCTAACGTCCTCGCAGGCATGTACACGCCGGACCGCGGCAGCAGTTCAGCCACCTGCGTACAGGATGTTCATATACATCAAAGCCTAATTTTGCCTAACAGCAGCGTAGCTCACATTCACGACGCACAACTTTCGCAAGCGTACCTGGTAGATACTTGGCTTGTATTTCATTTGAAGAAGGTAAGGGTTATTCTCATCAACCTCAAGCTCCGACTCATGCCTATCCACGTCTTCTGTGGCTGGCTTTTGCGCTCAAGCACGCACTGCCTCTGACTGGAAGCGGTTGACAGCCTTTAGGAGCCGGCGAGCAGACTTCAAATGTCCGTCTAGTTCTGGAACAGCGAGCAAAACGAAAGCGAGTTAATCAAGTTAAACCGATATCTTCCGCGCTGATCCCCAAGCAGCTGGTGGTTAGAAAATATATAAAGGGAATACGTACCCGTATGCCTTGCAAGCTGCTGCTGCACAATTCGCAGCTCCTCCTCAATATTACCATATTACGAAGCTTTTCTTCAGTTAGGCGCAACTGTTGTCGCAGTCTAGCGTTTTCTTCCTCCACGGCAGACGTTCCATTAAGCTCTTGCAGCAGGCCAACTGCCTGCATGGTAGCCACGTCCTCGTCTGGTGTCACTACCAAATTTTGGTTGCATTCCTCTATCATGGCGTCCATCTCATGCTGCAGCCAGACCTCGTCATCTGTAATGAGAACGTACACGCCATTTAATAGAGCGGCACGCATACACGCAGAATAACTGTCTCTATATTATATTTAGGGTTcttggttttcggcattttccgaaaagtgccggaaaacaccccccgaatgatttttttcagattcggaatattccgaaaaaatccgaatttctcgtatcttgacagctgccattcctggaaccgcaaagggaaatccccttggaatctcccgttGTCGACTATTTCCCGAGCGTGGtattatcttcgggctgtgccctgACCTCAGCTCTGTTGTGCGGTCCCTGACcgccttttggcagcacacgtacttagtgacacacctatctttagtgaatttaccattcagaacctttgtggtctgttgttgtccggttaaaaagagatcacgagtgtaTGGAGCTCCCAAACGGTTTCAAGAGCCGATCGCTCATccctgccctagccttctagttcatttttgtgttctttgtacTTACTCTATCTACTCCCTTCCAGTTACGACTTGGAGTGACCCTTGTTTCCGTTCGTGAGGCACTTCAAGGCACCTcgaggcacttcactgtatgaggacttattcttatttgttctacgagatgaatctcgtatggatgatacaaagcgcgagtttttcgaatatgctgtatgccctgcccctcaggtggatatatctcctattcagttttggacggcccgttccagcacatggcctttgttatcgcagcgcgtcttaagcatactggctattcctgtttctagcgctaatgttgagcgcgcgttctctaaactgcgtgttattaatcgcaaggagcgagccgctatgacagatgcgagcatgatgatgtacgcttgcatctattacaacaagaggtagtctccttgtttgctggtttggcacaggcaataaaagacattgttaatggaaccatgaatcgattcacttcttttcggttcgttgttacttcgcgcgcaaaataggctttccttcatgcgaaataaatagatgcccgtattcgggcatttattttttgggcggaatatagatgccgaaaaaatccgatttatggtcccccatataaatgccgataaacaccccccgaattgggtctaaaataaatgccgaaaaccacgaaccctaatTGCACAGAGAGCCAACGCTTAGCAAACCGTTtagtagaaagaaagaaagtacaGTTCACTTACCGGATAGTTGTTTTAAGGTAGCAGGATAGTGCTTCCTTCCTTCCCAGCGAACTTTGATCTTGCTACCGAGGCGTAtctccgtggcaaaattttgtATGTGGGACGTGTCGCCCACAAAAAATTGGTTTTCTTTCTGAAAGTGCACAAGTGCGAACGCCATGTTCTCCGACTTGGCAACCTTCCCTTGCGCACAACGGGCAGCAGATGACACTTGGTCCCCACCACAAAAAGTGACCCACTGACGCCAGCCGCAGTTCAAAAGTAGGACAGTTCCTTAGGAGACCCGAGATACCAAAGGAGCAGAATAAGAGAAGGGTCAGCTCCTGCATGTCAGCGCATTCTCCCTATTGTACTCGGAATTTCCCTGTGACGAGCGtaaaccagacttgtgcccgtacttcagaaaaaagtgaaTATATATACGTTTctaacatacaaaagtaacgagttctcgttactcacaggtaacgagttacttttacgttaccgccgcatcgttaaaggagccaacaaacat
This region of Ornithodoros turicata isolate Travis unplaced genomic scaffold, ASM3712646v1 ctg00001042.1, whole genome shotgun sequence genomic DNA includes:
- the LOC135376124 gene encoding uncharacterized protein K02A2.6-like — protein: MCYLLDTALAIAKQVEQAQTESALLATQQHHATVSAVARHEKKTPNACYRCGSTKHLANSPSCPARNKTCRSCKRKGHFESVCRQKSSAQATSVKEVDVDVYTTSTSTTKPIFCEIQAAGVPLRLLVDTGSAVSLLPSNVYHEKFSHRPLHKSGVVLRDYSKAIISTEGIFSATVCFGDRTATCTFHVVRKGAAIAGMDMLRALDIAIVPAQQLCRKVSATPAAQVPPCLAKYPTLFSEELGLAKGYRHKVTMRTSVEPVQQKLRRLPLEVRQKVSEELQKLEQSDIIERIDASEWVSPIVAVWKKTGELRLCVDLRKPNTAIVIDSHPLPHMEDIFHHLAGASYFSKLDLSSAYHQMELAEESRNLTAFITHEGLFRYKRVCFGLASAAAAFQKMLAMVLKGLKGVMHYLDDILVYGATMEEHNLRLDRVLFALEAAGLRLNKKKCVFATRELQFLGHSLSPDGLSPLQDTLEAIRDAPSPQDVVSLRSFLGLASYYLKFVPHFATVVEPLRRLLRKETRFLWTEEQETAFNKVKSLIQECVPLALFDASLPTIVTADASNFGLGAVLQQEHPDGLRTVCFASRAMTATEYRYSTGEKEALACLWACEKWHVLLFGRKFTLCTDHQALVTLLSTQGTGRQPMRIARWAARLLQYNYTIAYKKGEHNFVADALSRLPLPHKLATTGDEDEDELVCYVQQALSCITMQELLQAMDDDVVLRQVLSCLEHDPQLDKQQQEQLSPYLKLRGEITSVGGIVLRGSRIIPPSSLRKRIVDIAHESHSGIVRTKQRIRERYWWPRMDAEIETYVRDCYICREADKTAVTHKAPLQPVPFPCGPWKQLGIDIVGPFGNLPARCRFAITAVDYFSKWPEVAFFSHVTTEVILEFLMDIFVREGYPEILVSDHGPQFEALQFKNFLAERGILHRQSAIYHPEANGQVERFNRVLKGFLQTISLTGRIVSQDVKAFLGIYRATPHAATGLSPSELLHQRRMKSKLDVAGFPNLDKDIQREMASLRERIKKYQEKTKAYFDERHRVRTPKFQPGDYVRVHLPGHRPKGSRAYGPPIAIQEKVGLSTFVLADGTVRNASRLAASEVGQQPVNSGLPTQTNATLRRSERTRKPPDRFRP